The following are encoded in a window of Mycoplasmopsis bovis PG45 genomic DNA:
- the grpE gene encoding nucleotide exchange factor GrpE — translation MSSMNKEEAINKSNEAKKTFSKGDRLIVDVNTYSPNGDLVDRFCVKNFELILGKNTFINNFDDKFLHNEIKPSYKFQVKIPKNDPSDIYKNQKFWFEVELKNYDEIMAKKSSNSNEETNLESAEKIDHLKDDPLVKAQAKILSLYAKSEMLARDNEFLKAQLERAKETPKTIVVPDEMKKQIHQYALQDFFEQFVNYYSLYKTTTLSSEKQAELLDDPKLKAFAKGYRMITWQFDELFKKYNFIEIKPIEGEIFNPEYQKVNDQFIDDEFPTNTIINVHSSAFMLHDRVLHVALVDTTVRSTDPQAKVLIEKLGDNAYHKTPGKLHTLEEKVSESIAKSNK, via the coding sequence ATGAGTTCGATGAATAAAGAAGAAGCTATTAATAAAAGCAATGAAGCTAAGAAAACTTTCTCCAAAGGTGATCGTTTAATTGTAGATGTTAATACATATTCACCTAATGGCGACTTAGTTGATCGTTTTTGTGTCAAAAATTTTGAGCTAATTTTAGGTAAAAACACCTTTATAAATAACTTTGATGACAAATTTCTTCATAATGAAATTAAACCAAGCTACAAGTTTCAAGTAAAAATACCTAAAAATGATCCTAGTGATATTTATAAAAACCAAAAATTTTGGTTTGAAGTCGAATTAAAAAACTATGATGAAATTATGGCAAAAAAATCATCAAATTCTAATGAAGAAACAAATTTAGAATCTGCTGAAAAAATAGATCACCTTAAAGACGATCCTTTGGTAAAAGCACAAGCAAAAATACTTTCGCTTTATGCTAAAAGTGAAATGTTAGCAAGAGATAATGAGTTTCTAAAAGCACAATTAGAAAGAGCAAAGGAAACACCAAAAACTATTGTTGTGCCTGATGAAATGAAAAAGCAAATTCATCAATATGCCTTACAAGATTTTTTTGAACAATTTGTTAACTATTATAGCTTGTATAAAACAACAACTTTAAGCTCTGAAAAGCAAGCTGAACTTTTGGATGATCCTAAATTAAAAGCATTTGCAAAAGGCTACAGGATGATAACCTGGCAATTTGATGAATTATTTAAAAAGTATAATTTCATTGAAATTAAGCCAATCGAGGGTGAAATTTTTAATCCTGAATATCAAAAAGTCAATGACCAATTCATAGATGATGAATTTCCGACTAATACCATTATTAATGTTCATTCGTCTGCATTTATGTTGCATGATAGAGTGCTTCATGTTGCACTTGTTGATACAACAGTTAGATCTACTGATCCGCAAGCAAAAGTGTTAATTGAAAAATTAGGAGATAATGCATATCACAAAACTCCTGGAAAGTTGCACACGCTAGAGGAAAAAGTTTCTGAATCAATTGCAAAAAGCAATAAGTAA
- a CDS encoding MscL family protein → MFKKSVSDAWTSVKRGNMLLLAIGVLIGASFNAVISSLANDVIMAAIASLFNVSAVSELKAGSVLIGKFLAALISFIIVTIIIFLFLIIYFLIRNAIEHRKAKRNPPVAVVATPTTDELILQELKKLNENIEELRRNQLK, encoded by the coding sequence ATGTTCAAAAAATCGGTAAGTGATGCATGAACATCAGTTAAACGTGGTAATATGCTACTATTAGCTATTGGTGTTTTAATTGGTGCCTCATTTAATGCAGTTATTAGTTCATTAGCAAACGATGTTATAATGGCTGCAATAGCTTCTTTATTCAATGTTTCTGCAGTTTCCGAGTTAAAAGCTGGCTCTGTTTTAATTGGTAAATTCTTAGCTGCTTTAATTTCATTCATTATTGTTACTATTATAATTTTTCTATTCTTAATTATTTATTTCTTAATTAGAAATGCTATAGAGCATAGAAAAGCAAAAAGAAATCCTCCAGTTGCAGTGGTTGCCACTCCTACAACTGATGAATTAATACTTCAAGAGCTTAAAAAACTTAATGAAAACATTGAAGAATTAAGAAGAAATCAATTAAAGTAA
- the rplU gene encoding 50S ribosomal protein L21: MIAIIETGGKQILVKEGQTIFIEKIEGAEGSKVTFDKVLLLDDKIGKPYVESAKVTGEIQKQGKAKKIVVYRHNAKSTHKRKLGHRQPYTRVKITGIVG; this comes from the coding sequence ATGATAGCAATAATCGAAACAGGTGGTAAACAAATTCTAGTTAAAGAAGGCCAAACAATCTTTATTGAAAAAATCGAAGGAGCCGAAGGGTCAAAAGTTACTTTTGACAAAGTGTTACTCCTTGATGATAAAATTGGTAAGCCATATGTAGAAAGTGCTAAAGTTACTGGAGAGATCCAAAAACAAGGTAAAGCTAAAAAAATAGTTGTATATCGTCACAATGCAAAGTCAACTCATAAACGTAAATTAGGTCATCGTCAACCTTATACACGTGTTAAAATAACAGGAATTGTAGGTTAG
- the rpmA gene encoding 50S ribosomal protein L27, producing the protein MAHTKAGGSTRNGRDSRGQRLGIKLGDGQYCTAGSIIFRQRGTKIFPGTNAGRGNDDTIYALITGYVKFERRRNRVYASVYPTRVQNSTNAE; encoded by the coding sequence ATGGCACACACGAAAGCCGGTGGTTCGACTAGAAACGGCCGTGATAGTCGCGGTCAAAGACTAGGTATTAAATTAGGCGATGGACAATACTGCACAGCTGGTTCAATTATCTTCCGTCAAAGAGGAACAAAAATTTTCCCAGGCACAAATGCAGGACGTGGAAATGACGATACTATTTATGCACTTATTACAGGCTATGTTAAATTCGAACGTAGAAGAAACAGAGTTTATGCTTCAGTTTACCCAACAAGAGTTCAAAACAGCACAAATGCTGAGTAA
- a CDS encoding pseudouridine synthase — translation MAQIRIEKFIADLTGLSRNEVKAKLKKKAIKVNGIVLSKLIKIDPESDYVEVDNVVVKYEKFQYYMFNKPANFVCANSDPNEATIFDIVGLPNKKFFSFGRLDKDTEGLLILSNDGEMCHKLLSPKNHIPKKYYVKVDKKINSDVLLNNRPIKISDDFIVSKYELEPIDEKSCFLTIYEGKFHQVKRMFGAFGISVLYLKRVQFGNLKLDNSLKLGEIRKLSELEVELLRNEEKQA, via the coding sequence ATGGCACAGATAAGAATTGAGAAATTTATTGCTGATTTAACTGGCCTTAGCAGAAATGAAGTTAAGGCGAAATTAAAGAAAAAAGCAATCAAAGTAAATGGCATTGTGTTATCAAAACTAATAAAAATTGACCCTGAATCTGATTATGTTGAAGTTGATAATGTAGTCGTTAAATATGAAAAATTTCAGTACTATATGTTTAACAAGCCAGCCAATTTTGTTTGTGCTAATAGCGATCCTAATGAAGCTACTATTTTCGATATTGTAGGTTTGCCTAATAAAAAATTCTTTTCATTTGGCAGATTAGATAAAGACACAGAAGGTCTTTTAATATTAAGCAATGACGGTGAAATGTGTCATAAGTTGCTTAGTCCAAAAAATCATATACCTAAAAAATATTATGTAAAAGTTGATAAAAAAATAAATAGTGATGTGCTACTAAATAATAGGCCTATCAAAATCAGTGATGATTTTATCGTTTCAAAATATGAGCTTGAGCCTATTGATGAAAAAAGCTGTTTTTTAACAATTTATGAAGGAAAATTTCATCAAGTTAAAAGAATGTTTGGTGCTTTTGGAATTTCCGTTTTGTACTTAAAACGTGTGCAATTTGGCAATTTAAAACTAGATAATAGCTTAAAGTTAGGGGAAATTAGAAAACTAAGCGAGTTAGAAGTTGAATTATTAAGAAATGAAGAAAAGCAGGCATAA
- a CDS encoding M42 family metallopeptidase, whose translation MSKYDELKTKLVQYMSIEAMSRYEEPVVKQLKENIKSENFEFSRDGFGSLIITKRSKVANAPKVMIAAHMDEVGYLVRNIEDNGNLLVSSVGGIWPTAVIGTKAKVVTNKDNKEAIGVFGHTSIHILEAEKRTKAPLEKELFVDCGFLNKQEAIDFGIEVGDRVYMSGETIELRNDLLGGKAMDNRAGVTVIDMLANRIKDIDLPNDLYLVGTVQEEVGCRGAKTSVSLINPDVAFAIDTGASHDTTGCIKGVPSLGKGVALLIQDSAVMTDPKLVNMLTKIAQEKDIPVYKYIAEGGGTDGAVLQYGIGGVPTITLSIPQRYLHSPIGVASLVDIQATLDLITEFVKVFDNNKNAELHTN comes from the coding sequence ATGTCAAAATATGACGAGTTAAAAACTAAATTAGTTCAATATATGTCTATAGAAGCTATGTCTAGATATGAAGAACCTGTTGTTAAACAATTAAAAGAAAACATAAAAAGCGAAAATTTTGAATTTTCGCGTGATGGTTTTGGTTCACTAATAATTACAAAAAGATCAAAAGTTGCTAATGCACCTAAGGTTATGATAGCTGCACATATGGATGAAGTTGGCTATTTAGTAAGAAATATTGAAGATAATGGAAACTTATTAGTTTCATCAGTAGGTGGAATTTGACCAACTGCTGTTATTGGCACAAAAGCCAAAGTTGTAACCAATAAAGATAATAAAGAAGCAATTGGAGTTTTTGGACATACATCAATCCATATTTTAGAAGCTGAAAAAAGAACAAAAGCACCATTGGAAAAAGAGTTATTCGTTGATTGTGGATTTTTAAACAAACAAGAAGCTATTGACTTTGGTATTGAAGTAGGCGATAGAGTTTATATGTCTGGCGAGACAATTGAATTAAGAAATGATCTGTTAGGTGGCAAAGCAATGGATAACAGAGCAGGTGTTACTGTTATTGATATGCTTGCAAATAGAATAAAGGATATTGATTTGCCAAATGATTTATATTTAGTTGGTACTGTCCAAGAAGAAGTAGGATGCAGGGGAGCTAAGACTAGTGTGTCACTCATTAATCCCGATGTAGCTTTTGCTATAGACACAGGTGCTTCGCATGATACAACTGGATGTATTAAAGGTGTGCCTTCATTAGGAAAAGGTGTAGCCTTACTAATTCAAGATTCAGCTGTTATGACAGATCCTAAATTAGTAAATATGCTAACTAAGATTGCACAAGAAAAAGACATACCAGTCTATAAATATATAGCTGAAGGTGGCGGAACCGATGGAGCTGTTTTACAGTATGGAATAGGTGGTGTTCCTACAATTACACTAAGTATTCCACAAAGATATTTACATTCACCCATTGGCGTTGCTTCATTAGTTGATATTCAAGCAACTTTAGATTTAATTACTGAATTTGTAAAAGTATTTGATAACAATAAAAATGCAGAGCTTCACACCAACTAA
- a CDS encoding TIGR00282 family metallophosphoesterase: MDNKELKILFIGDIFGTPGIKMVEKHLSKLKSEYAVDVVIAQGENVSGRKGLDQKDYLRLKKAGVDIITLGNHVWAKSDILNIINNPDLVRPANIDAGYPGKGSQIYTLKNGVTLRVTSLMGITFNKLLKPWTQEVANSFFDAIDSIRQYQQKTDFHFIDFHAETTSEKYVLGLYLDGLVDAVCGTHTHVQTNDAHTLPNGTCFISDAGMTGPYNSAIGANFEEVYRHMRFDEKILFATSNNPCQFNGVFLHLNTDKRKNKIVPITILPE; this comes from the coding sequence ATGGATAATAAAGAACTTAAAATCTTGTTTATAGGTGATATTTTTGGTACACCTGGTATTAAAATGGTAGAAAAACACTTGTCTAAACTAAAGTCTGAATATGCTGTCGATGTTGTTATAGCGCAAGGCGAAAATGTTTCAGGTCGAAAAGGGCTAGATCAAAAAGACTACTTGAGACTAAAAAAAGCTGGTGTGGATATAATAACTTTAGGCAATCATGTATGAGCTAAAAGTGATATATTAAATATTATAAATAACCCAGATTTAGTAAGACCTGCTAATATTGATGCTGGATATCCAGGCAAGGGTTCTCAAATATATACACTTAAAAATGGAGTAACGCTTCGTGTAACTTCCTTAATGGGCATAACTTTTAATAAATTGCTTAAGCCATGAACACAAGAAGTTGCTAATAGCTTTTTTGATGCTATTGATTCAATTAGACAATATCAGCAAAAAACAGACTTTCACTTCATTGACTTTCATGCCGAAACAACTAGTGAAAAGTATGTTTTGGGCTTATATTTAGATGGTTTAGTTGATGCAGTTTGTGGCACTCACACACATGTACAAACTAATGACGCGCACACATTGCCAAATGGCACCTGTTTTATATCAGATGCAGGTATGACTGGACCATATAACTCTGCTATTGGCGCTAACTTCGAAGAAGTTTATCGCCATATGCGCTTTGACGAAAAAATTTTGTTTGCAACATCAAATAATCCTTGCCAGTTTAACGGTGTATTTTTGCACCTTAATACAGATAAAAGAAAAAATAAAATTGTTCCCATTACTATACTTCCCGAATAG
- the recA gene encoding recombinase RecA — MKTENNENNTQMNLIKSTLNEITRKFGAEAIMMFNQDTIDEKVEVFSSGSYLLNNALGIGGYPKGRIVEIYGPESSGKTTLCLHAIAEVQKQGGIAAFIDAEHAIDPLYARNLGIDLNTLILSQPDSGEQAMEIVDILAKSGAVDLIVVDSVAALVPIAELEGEMRDMQVGVQARLMSKALRKITGSLHKNKTTVIFVNQIREKIGVMFGNPETTTGGRALKFYASIRLEVRKTTSITEGKDITGNEIKIKVVKNKLSAPYKTFTTEILFSKGIDSTGELIDLACEKGVFDKKGAWYAYEGKNITQGKRALKDFLENNPEFKQEIEKLVL, encoded by the coding sequence ATGAAAACTGAAAATAATGAAAATAATACACAAATGAACTTAATAAAAAGCACATTAAATGAAATCACTAGAAAATTTGGCGCTGAAGCTATTATGATGTTTAACCAGGACACTATTGATGAAAAGGTAGAAGTTTTTTCATCTGGAAGCTATTTATTAAATAATGCACTTGGCATTGGTGGTTATCCTAAAGGCAGAATCGTTGAAATTTATGGACCTGAAAGCAGTGGCAAAACCACGCTTTGCCTTCATGCAATTGCCGAAGTACAAAAACAAGGCGGAATAGCTGCTTTTATTGATGCTGAACATGCTATTGATCCACTTTATGCAAGAAATTTAGGAATTGATTTAAATACTCTTATTTTGAGCCAACCCGACAGTGGTGAGCAGGCTATGGAAATTGTTGATATTTTAGCTAAATCTGGTGCTGTTGATTTAATTGTTGTTGATAGTGTGGCTGCCTTAGTTCCAATTGCTGAATTAGAAGGTGAAATGCGCGATATGCAAGTTGGAGTGCAAGCTAGATTAATGTCAAAAGCATTAAGAAAAATTACAGGAAGCTTGCACAAAAATAAAACAACTGTTATTTTTGTAAATCAAATCAGAGAAAAAATTGGCGTGATGTTTGGCAATCCCGAAACTACAACAGGAGGAAGAGCATTAAAATTTTATGCATCAATTAGACTGGAAGTAAGAAAAACAACATCAATTACTGAAGGTAAAGATATTACAGGCAATGAAATTAAAATTAAGGTTGTTAAGAATAAATTAAGTGCTCCATATAAAACTTTTACAACTGAAATTCTTTTCTCTAAAGGTATTGATTCAACAGGCGAATTAATTGATTTAGCCTGTGAAAAAGGCGTATTTGACAAAAAAGGCGCTTGATATGCTTATGAAGGCAAAAATATCACTCAGGGAAAAAGAGCACTAAAAGATTTTCTAGAAAATAATCCTGAATTCAAGCAGGAAATAGAAAAATTGGTGCTATAA
- the recU gene encoding Holliday junction resolvase RecU: MYKNRGMLLETIINQTIDYYTYNHIAFIEKKGLPIKFSNITSKENKLLLSNAFVYKRSTVDYIGCYKGRFIAFEAKSTNESFLASGNIKEHQKNYLKEIDKNGGIAFLIVFFGLYDEFYLLMYSDFMKIESKNQYRYEWIKKIGKRIPLTFPGIIDFLPYIDF; the protein is encoded by the coding sequence ATGTACAAAAATAGAGGTATGCTATTAGAAACTATTATTAATCAAACAATTGATTATTACACATATAATCATATAGCTTTTATTGAGAAAAAAGGACTCCCAATTAAATTTAGCAATATCACTAGCAAAGAAAATAAGCTACTGTTATCTAATGCTTTTGTCTATAAAAGATCAACAGTTGATTATATTGGGTGTTATAAAGGTAGATTTATAGCCTTTGAAGCAAAAAGCACAAATGAATCATTTTTAGCAAGCGGGAATATAAAAGAACATCAAAAAAACTATCTAAAAGAGATTGATAAAAACGGCGGAATTGCCTTTTTGATAGTGTTTTTTGGCCTATATGATGAGTTCTATTTACTTATGTATTCAGACTTTATGAAAATTGAGAGTAAAAATCAATATAGATATGAATGAATAAAAAAAATAGGCAAAAGAATTCCGCTGACTTTTCCGGGAATAATTGACTTTTTGCCATATATTGATTTTTAA
- a CDS encoding HU family DNA-binding protein: MTKKEFIKAIANKMEVSVKKADQFFDAFVFVLKEELIAENKVQLSSLGIFETRIRRGRDTINPFTMNELSVPEKRVIKFTPSKYLRELVNF; the protein is encoded by the coding sequence ATGACTAAAAAAGAATTTATCAAGGCAATCGCTAATAAAATGGAAGTTTCAGTAAAAAAAGCAGATCAATTTTTTGACGCTTTTGTCTTTGTACTTAAGGAAGAATTAATTGCTGAAAATAAAGTGCAACTTTCATCTTTAGGTATTTTCGAAACAAGAATAAGAAGGGGGCGTGATACCATAAATCCTTTTACAATGAATGAGTTATCAGTGCCTGAAAAACGTGTTATTAAATTTACTCCTTCTAAATATCTTAGAGAGCTAGTTAACTTCTAA
- the rpsJ gene encoding 30S ribosomal protein S10: MSKVNIKVKSFDHSLADFGAKKIVELATKNNTKFSGPVPLPTKREVVTILRSVHINKKSREQFESRTFQRLIVFIDPSEQTIDKLKRLELPSGVEIQVSQK, encoded by the coding sequence ATGAGTAAAGTTAATATCAAGGTGAAAAGTTTTGATCACTCATTAGCTGATTTTGGCGCTAAGAAAATTGTTGAATTAGCAACCAAAAACAATACTAAATTTAGTGGTCCAGTTCCACTTCCTACTAAAAGAGAAGTGGTTACTATCTTAAGATCAGTTCACATTAACAAAAAGTCACGTGAACAATTCGAAAGTAGAACTTTCCAAAGATTAATTGTGTTCATTGACCCAAGTGAACAAACAATTGACAAACTAAAAAGACTTGAATTACCTTCAGGTGTTGAAATTCAAGTTTCACAAAAATAA